In Streptococcus sp. SN-1, a single genomic region encodes these proteins:
- a CDS encoding YitT family protein: MIKKIYPILTILLGAAIYAFGLTYFVVPRHLFEGGATGITLITFYLFKIPVSLMNLLINIPLFILAWKIFGAKSLYSSLLGTLALSAWLAFFERIPLHIDLQGDLLITALIAGILLGIGLGIIFNAGGTTGGTDILARILNKYTHISMGKLLFILDFCILMLILLIFKDLRLVSYTLLFDFIVSRVIDLIGEGGYAGKGFMIITKRPDQLAKAINDDLGRGVTFISGQGYYSQKDLKIIYCIVGRNEIVKMKEMIHRIDPQAFITITEAHEILGEGFTFEKE, translated from the coding sequence ATGATTAAAAAAATTTACCCCATTTTAACCATTTTACTAGGTGCTGCTATTTATGCTTTTGGACTGACTTATTTTGTAGTTCCCCGTCATCTCTTTGAAGGAGGGGCGACAGGTATTACCCTCATCACCTTTTATCTTTTTAAAATCCCTGTTTCGCTCATGAACTTGCTGATTAACATTCCCCTTTTCATCCTAGCTTGGAAAATATTTGGAGCAAAATCCCTCTATTCTAGTTTGCTCGGAACCTTAGCCTTGTCTGCCTGGTTGGCTTTTTTCGAGCGTATTCCCCTTCATATTGACCTTCAAGGTGATTTACTAATCACAGCTCTTATAGCGGGAATTCTATTGGGAATCGGTCTTGGAATTATATTTAATGCTGGAGGTACAACTGGTGGTACTGATATTCTAGCTCGTATTCTCAATAAATACACTCATATATCAATGGGAAAACTGCTCTTTATCTTAGATTTTTGTATTCTCATGCTCATTCTCCTAATCTTCAAGGACTTGAGATTGGTTTCTTACACGCTCTTATTTGATTTTATCGTTTCTCGTGTCATTGATTTGATTGGAGAAGGTGGCTATGCTGGTAAAGGCTTTATGATTATCACAAAACGTCCTGACCAACTTGCTAAAGCGATTAATGATGATCTAGGAAGAGGCGTTACTTTTATTTCTGGTCAAGGCTACTATAGTCAAAAAGATTTGAAGATTATCTACTGTATTGTCGGTAGAAATGAGATTGTGAAAATGAAGGAAATGATTCATCGAATCGATCCTCAAGCCTTTATAACCATTACAGAAGCCCATGAAATCCTTGGAGAAGGATTCACCTTTGAAAAAGAATAA
- a CDS encoding bifunctional riboflavin kinase/FAD synthetase: protein MIITIPIKNQKDIGTPSDSVVVLGYFDGIHKGHQELFRIANKAARKDLLPIVVMTFNESPKIALEPYHPDLFLHILNPAERERKLKREGVEELYLLDFSSQFASLTAEEFFATYIKAMNAKIIVAGFDYTFGSDKKTAEDLKDYFDGEVIIVPPVEDEKGKISSTRIRQAILDGNVKEAGELLGAPLPSRGMVVHGNARGRTIGYPTANLVLLDRTYMPADGVYVVDVEIQRQKYRAMASVGKNVTFDGEEARFEVNIFDFNQDIYGETVMVYWLDRIRDMSKFDSVDQLVDQLRADEEVARNWS from the coding sequence ATGATTATTACCATTCCTATAAAAAACCAAAAAGATATTGGTACACCATCTGATTCAGTCGTTGTTCTCGGCTATTTTGATGGTATACACAAGGGGCATCAAGAATTATTTCGCATTGCCAATAAGGCTGCGAGAAAAGATTTATTACCTATCGTCGTTATGACCTTTAATGAATCTCCAAAGATTGCTTTAGAGCCTTATCATCCTGATCTGTTTTTACATATTTTGAACCCTGCTGAACGTGAGAGGAAATTAAAGCGTGAAGGCGTAGAAGAATTATATCTCCTTGATTTTAGTAGTCAATTCGCTAGTCTCACGGCAGAAGAATTTTTTGCAACCTATATCAAGGCTATGAACGCCAAAATTATTGTTGCAGGTTTTGATTATACATTTGGTTCTGACAAAAAGACGGCAGAAGACTTAAAGGATTACTTTGATGGAGAAGTCATTATCGTTCCACCTGTAGAAGATGAGAAAGGAAAGATTAGTTCAACTCGTATCCGTCAAGCTATTTTAGATGGAAATGTAAAAGAAGCAGGAGAACTTTTGGGGGCACCGCTTCCATCAAGAGGTATGGTGGTTCATGGCAATGCTCGTGGTCGTACGATTGGTTATCCAACAGCTAATTTGGTGCTTTTAGATCGTACTTATATGCCAGCAGATGGCGTTTATGTCGTTGATGTTGAGATTCAAAGACAGAAGTATCGTGCTATGGCTAGTGTCGGGAAAAATGTGACCTTTGATGGAGAAGAAGCACGTTTTGAAGTCAATATTTTTGATTTTAATCAAGATATTTATGGGGAAACCGTCATGGTTTATTGGCTTGATCGCATTCGAGATATGAGCAAATTTGACTCAGTTGACCAATTAGTGGATCAGTTAAGGGCTGATGAAGAAGTAGCTCGGAATTGGTCTTAA